The Electrophorus electricus isolate fEleEle1 chromosome 8, fEleEle1.pri, whole genome shotgun sequence genome contains the following window.
GAATGAGTTCATCGTGATGTAATATATGCACATCCCTGGACATGGTCTCCCACCAATATCTACAGGACATAACCTGGAAGGAAACACACCACCTTCATCATGACAGGGCAAGGCCAGAATTTAAGGAAACTGAAACTAGAAAATGgaaattacaaataatataaaGTAAACAGAGGCAATGAATTGTCACATACATGCAGAACTGGAACAATAAAACAAAGGGTTTAAAGACTTAGGggagaaacaagaaaatgattaaaaatgtacctTCAAAAATGTCCAAATCTGCCATCATTATCTTTTGTGCCAAAAGAGAAGTTGATCTGTTAGCCAGAGAACAAACCCTGACATCACATGTATCAAGCTGTCATTCAGACTAGAGGGTGGGAGCAGTTTCCACACCATACAAATATCAGCACTGCTAGCTGCGTAGCACATCATTTCATTGATTGTCAATGTGAATTTGGGATTTTATCTGCTTATCATTCTCACTACTGTTTCCAAGGGAAAATAATAGATCAGAGTTATTGATTTTAATCCAatttaaatgttgaaatgcTAAATTATACATAATCTTACTAATGAAtcttaaccaaactgattactGTCACAGGTTTTCCTGTCCAGAGAGATCTGTATCTACTGTAATATATGTGTTATCATATGTGTCTGCAgcagctgttgtttttctaacaGTGTGTGGAAACctgctcatcatcatctctgtgtgtcacttcaagcagctccacacaccaactaacatgctcatcctctctctggctgtgtcagACTGCCTGGTTGGAGTCTTTGTGATCCCTACAGCATTAATTTGGATGATTGAATCATGTTGGGTTTTTACTGCATTTTACcgtatatgttttacattcatttccTATTTTCTCACAACCATGTCAATATTTAATGTTGCCCTCATTGCTGTTGATCGGTATTTTGCTCTCTCTAAACCTTTTATGTACAACAAAACACTCTCACTCAGCACAATGTGCATTGAAGTTTTATCCATCTGGACTGTATTGTTCTTTTATAATATAGCACTTCAGCACTTCAATGGAACCTTTGGAAGTCTTGTAACATGTCCTGGATACAACTTTTTTATCTGGTCTCTGGTCGATCTTCTGTTGACTTTTGTTATCCCACTTTCTGTAATAATCacattgtatgtttttgttttttttattgccaagaAACATGCCACTGCTATTAGAGACCTTAATAGTCACACCAGGACTCAGACCTCAAAGAACATGACAGACTCAATGaaatctgaaagaaaagcaGCAAAAGTTCTTGgtattttagtgtctgtgtttgtggcctgTTTACTTCCATACTTTGTTTATAGTGTATTAGGTAATGTGATAGAAATTGAAGAAAAATCATTACAGAAAGTGTTGATGTTAGTTTACCTTAATTCAGCAATCAATCCAGTGATTTATGCCTTGTTTTACCCATGGTTTAGGAGatctgttaaattaattttaactcTGCAGATCTTATCCACTGATTCCACGCTGATTAATGTTCTTTGATGAATGAAGCTGGTTTTACAATTGTCACAGTACTTATAGTTTTGAAGgacttattttaataaatgtatttatactttTCACCTATTCTATACAATATGTCTATTCAGATTGTACTAGAAATAACCGACATAATATGTGCATTATATAATACTTGTCACATATGAATGTCCATGAGGCATTTATACAGAATTGGACAGTGTTCTCCTTAAAGACCCTTCAGCTGTGCTACAGTGTTTCATAAAAACCCAGTGATTGACTGTACATGTGGAGGAAGGACATTTGAGCCTAATAACAATACTTACAGGATTTATCTAGTTAGAGCTGAGAagagttatttttatttcagcaaaACTGGGCTACAATAATGTATTTGGGCACTTTAaacacaattttacatttatggtatttacctgacacttttatccaaaatgacttataattatgactgagtataacttgagcaattgagggttaagggccttgctcaagggcccaacagtggcaacttggacGAGGAGTTTTTGAGGCCGAAAGCCATAACAGTATACTATAAAAACTGATCCAGAGTGGAGAAATCTGAGATATCAGTGGAAGGACACATAATTTGCACTTGCCAGTAACCCTTTAGCAACCCAACTTTACTCATATAAGTAGCTGATCTGATTCTATCCTTGCAATGTTTGTACAGTCACATCGTTTACCTTATGTTAATCAGTGCAAAAAAAAGTTCAGTTGGGTTTTTGGACAGTTGGtgaacaataagtgctagtaCTGGGAATGGTGAGACCTGTTTCAAGAAGATTTTGGTTTCGTTTTCAGGCAATTCACCTTTCTGGGGGTTAACACAATAAGGATATTGCTTAATTGAAGAGTAGGAACCCACATTAATGTCGTGTTACAAAACCGAGGTATGAAAGGGGATGTTTGCGAAGAGAGTGGGGAGTTTCAGAATGAGAGCAATGATGTTGTCAGAGATAACTAAAAATAACAttgaagaggtgtgtcaattagtGAAGGCAATGTTCGATGCTGTAGTAGCTATGGTCCCATACCAATGTGGCGTGGCGATATAACATACAGCCAGTTAACttcgctgaactgctggatACCCAAGTGGTGCttacaaaacaatgtggggtttatagataattggagCACATTCGAGGGCAAGCTTGGCCTTTTAGGGTGGGATGCTATCGATCCTACTAGAAagggtgctgctctcctttcctgtaacataagccatagcctcatgacagacctagttaatctgtgacaatccagagcagaggccaggcaggAGACAAAGAGGCTTAACAAACCATCTGCTGGTCGCTACATGACGTCACCCAAGGTTtatcatattgacactgtcaacaaagaaaaatatgcctcaataacataattagtattaaagtaactgattcacagaacactgcctgcaccttttatctaaagctgggtttactaaatgttagattcCTAACTAAACACCCTCTGAGATAGTtttatattagaatcaattggtttcactcAATATATAAGAGAGTCCACACATTCTGGTGGACATATgcttgacttagtactgacatacaaTGTAGACATAGAGAATGTAGTTATACTATCCCAGtcagatgccatctcagaccattccctaatttcattttaaCTACATTTgtgccacaatatagtaaccttgcCTCACTACCTTACCAGATGCACGATCATGTCAGCtactgcacctagatttattgtgaatctcccagatTTATCATTTTCAACTAGGAAACCCTCAAGTcccacagaacttgatcaaaGAACTGAATGCTTAGGCTCAATATACCACTGCACACTGAATGATGTTGCTCCAATTAAAAATaataccttggtataatgatcacatttgcaatttaaaacaaaacacttgaaaactAGAATGTAATTGtgccacactaagcttgtagtcttccatcTTGCATGGAAGGAAAACCTTATTATGTATAGAAAAGCATGTATTACCACTCAAACAGCTTATCTTTCAACCctaacagaaaataacaaaaataagcctagatttctttttagcaCAATTGCaaatctaactaggaataagactgacaccaatgctcagattacatcacatagcagtaatgagttcatgaattttttCAATGAGAAATTAAAGCCCATTAAGGATAACATTAAGAGCAATAACATGACATCGGGCAGCTACTTAgggatcagaacaaccaagccaaaaattaccctagaatcctttacacctatccaagagccagaatttacatctctgatttcgcactcaaaatcctccatgtgcttactagattcactgcccacacacatgTATGGATGACATAAGTCCCATGAAATGTGCACTAAGGAAACTAATGGCAAGAATGCTGATACTTTATCCACCACCTCAAAAGAGCGATCAACAGCTTTTCTGTCGTACATGGCTTTCATGGCATTCTGAGAGGCACTAAGGCTGCACTGTGCAAGTTTTCTAATCATACATAACCAGTCACATAGTTTGGCTGTGAATTCACATAGGGAAATGTTAGTACTAGGGGGTGAATGTTCATATATGATTTTCAGTGGACTGCACAGTCCAAACAACTATGCATTAGAGCTGAACCCTGGAGATTCCTGAATCATGTCACGAACAAAAAATAGTAATAAGGGCATACCTTCATCACAGTTTTTTTTCATGCTTCACACAATAAGCTCTCTGCATGTTCTTGAAAGTCTGGTGGAACCTTTCCAGTGCCCCCTGAGACACCAGGTGATATGCGCTAGACATAATATGTTTAAGCAAATGGAGTGGAATCATGTCTGGATATCTAGTCACTGCGCACATTATAGTTAACAATTAACAGTGACCCACTCACAGGGCTCACAAAGTCTATCAAAATGTGGTCGAAGGGTTCACACACAATGGTAATGGAAGACAAGGGTGCAGGATTGACTGTACTGAGCATCACTGTTCCAAATCAATGACCAAAAGAAGTATTCTAAAATACTCGTGGTGGTTTTCCTTTACATAAATTGCCAGATAATGGGTAATCATGTGCTAAAAACATTATATGCATTCGATATTTAAGAGATACAACAACCTGTGTAgccccatctctgtctccatctatAATGGCATCCATtttgtcattaaataaaattttctaGACAATATTGACTATTATGCCTCGCTGTTCCACCTTTTTGAACAGTAAAGGCGAAACTGTGCCAAAGTACAATCGGATTTCTGGGCTTTAGCAAGGTCCTCTCGGGACATCAAATCTAATTCATTAAAATCAGGGTTAACAGGCACAGTAACATCCACTGTGACAGGTGTCATAGTAGTAGTAACAGGATCATCACACTTAGGTTTGTCAGGAGTAGCCATGGCTAGGGGAATATCTCTTGTCTCTTGTAATCttaaagctagactactgcaacacACTATTGCAGACATCCCAAGCTTTCTGGATCCCTGGATCCCTGGAAGTTGGGAAGAGTACCTAGACCAGAGCTCGTGGCCACAccggaggaagaggaggaagataCAGCCCGCTCCAGCCAAGTTTGTGGGCGCACCTCCTCATTAATGTGTGCACCCTCTGTCCATTGGGTGCATTATGTCATCCGTCTCAGCTGGGTCCCACCAAGGCTGCTGTCATTGATGATCACTGCAGTGCCTCCAGTCCCTTTGAGGCTGCTGCTTCTGCAGGTCTCCATGGTGCTTCCCATCCGGTTGAAGCTACTGCTATCACTGGTAGCCGCAGTGCTTCCACCTCCATCATGGCTACTGCAGATCGTCACCACACCTTCGGCCCTGTCAGACCCACCACGGCGCATCACCGTACTGCCCTGGGAGCAGCACAGACTTCGGCTTTTCCCCTCACATGTTGAGAGACCTACCTGGTCTTGTGGTGGGTGGGCACCAGCCTTTGACATGTTGTcttgtgtgaataaatgtacatgGTGGCCTGGGGTTGGCTGTCCCAAATGTGAATGCATCGGGAGTTGcacactgggggggggggggttacactCCCCTTCCCAATGATCACATGGTACAACCTGCCATGTGCAGTGAAAGTTTACTGTTGACAAAGTGACTGCCTCATTGTTTGTTGCCACACCCTCTTGTTAAACACCTTGTTcttggttttatttatgtttgtatttaaatctCTGTGTATTGTACCTCGTTGTATGTGTTAGCATGAGAGTTGCTTACATTTATAACTTGTACTCATGTTTATGTTAAcatgtttgtctctctttcatCATATTCACACTGCACTGATTATGTCTGAGTGCCTTATCATTTATCATTCATAgcttatgtaaataaatgcttgCCTGTGTCAAGAGAGGTCTGTCCTTCCTGCGCCTTgacctgcggcactcgggccatcacaGCCATCCTGGCAGTTTGATGTAAGATGgacattttctttcagtgaCATCCAGACGGCTTCAGTGGAAAATGGGCAACGAGTCATAAGAACAGGCATTTCCCTTTTTATTACCATTTGGTATCAATAGTAACTTTATGGTAACTTTATACATTAAATTAGATCAGTTCACTTTTTCCTCCCATCTGTGATACAACCTCCTCGGTCCTATAATGAGTTTTCCCGTCGCTTCACTTCGGTTTAGGTTACTCTTCCCCTGTTGATATATGCAAGcattgtctggttttcctttcaaGTTCTGTTACCTGTGTTTTCATCTTgcatattgtttgtttattttacgtAGCCCAGTTCGGTGTAATCCCTGCTGATTCTAGTTTTAATAACGTTTCACTGGTCTCCGTTAGTGTTTCCTTTAAGTTTAATTCCCTTGTTCCCTAGTTCTCGCCCTCACCCTGTGAGCCTGTTACTCTTATGTTAGttgtttgttctctgttctattctgtattgttagtcgtattctgttattaaacatatttagttaTTCTATCCCATCCATCCCTTCTATTCTGGCTTTCCTATGTAATTCAGTTCAGTATCATGTCCAAGGCACCGGCACTCCGCAAGTATGTtcgctctccacctccctcatGTTACAGAGTTATCCCTCTGCTGTTTCACaatgttttcccctttttaacCTGATCTGTTATGCTTTAGTTGTGTTCTCTCACCCTGAATCTCATTTGActtagagggaaaaaaattatgCAGAGAGAAGCATAAACTGTTCAGAAAATTAAAGCTAATTGAGCAGTAGTAAGTccaaatgtgaaaacagaagTGGAATAGTGCTTGAGATCAGATGCAGCCTAGGCTGAATGTGAATTGCTGTTGAAGGGCATCTGTGAGGTTTAAATAACAAGTGTGATAATGGGAGATAAATGCAGGCAATGATCAATAACAAGGTGATTGGGAGATCAGATCCGATCATGATATGTAACTGGCAGATAACTGGCTTTGTGCCACTTAGGCCTGACAGTACCCCCTGGGAGGGCCCTTCGTGGACCATGTGCAGGGCTTTTATCTGAGTGGTGAGGACAAGTCCTGGAAGGATCGATGTGGTTAAAGGCTATAAGCTCAGGGACCAGGATCTGACTGGCCAATATCCAGCTTATGTCACCTAGTCCAttcccctcccagtccaccaaatactggaGGACCCTGCAATGTTGTCAGAAGTCCTGTGAAGTCCTGTCCAATGGCCTGTGAAGGTGGAGGGCTACAGATGGTGTTGGTATCATTCAAGGGTCCTGCAGTGACCAGCTTGAATGAGGATACATGAAAGGTAGAGGACACCCAACTACCCACAGGCAGTTTGACTTGATAGCTGACCTCATTTACTCTTTCTCTGATGGTGTAAAGGCCAAAATACTAGGGATCAGTCTTTTCACTGGGGCCTATCCAGCCATTTGTCATAGCCACCAAAACACAATCTCCTGGTTGATAGACAGGGGTCTTCCCACACCATCTTTCTTCCTTGCTCTTGTATGCCTTGATGGTCCTATGCAGGGGATGGAGCATCTCCTCCTGAAGTCTTTGGCTCTGCTGGAACCAGAAAGGAAACCAGAACTGGGCAGGTTCCAGGTGTAAAACGGGGCTGGAATTGCAAAAAGCAATTTatcttgtaatcagaaggttgctggctcaagccccaccattgggCCttagcaaaacccttaaccctcaattgctcaagttgtactcagtcataattgtgtaagttgctttggatgaaagtgtctgtgaaatgctgtaaatgtaaacagagtGAGCCCCTTTACCAAGCACCTGTGTACCATTATTGCTCACCCATTTCACCTGCATCCTgttatgttcctttttttcttgcatCGGTTGTCGGGGATTGTCTTTACATTAGTATATATAATTGTATGTCATCATGACTTGCATCCTGCTTTATCCAACATGAATGTCACCACATGTCTACTATTAACACTTCTATACATGTGTCACTACCCCAGGTATGtagttttttctttgtatgtcctctgtgtttcaggATGTGTCTCTACATCAATTGTCTCCAACCATGTGCCGCACCAGGTGGTGACAGTCTTCTGATTGCAGTGCCCTTTGCTCCAATTGGTTCACCCACCTCACACCAGTATATACAGCCCACCTGAGTGAGAAGCTGGGAAGACGAAATGCCTCTTACTTTCGCTTTAATACACCGATTGTGACTTTGTGAACtcgtttatttaattatttattgcttcTAGAGTACGCaagagtttgtgtttggttcTGGTACAGTTGTGTAATTCTTGCTAATGGATATTTTGTTGGGTAAATCATGTTTGGACTAGATCTCTGGAATTCTGACCCTTGCTTT
Protein-coding sequences here:
- the LOC113590423 gene encoding trace amine-associated receptor 13c-like codes for the protein MNLNQTDYCHRFSCPERSVSTVIYVLSYVSAAAVVFLTVCGNLLIIISVCHFKQLHTPTNMLILSLAVSDCLVGVFVIPTALIWMIESCWVFTAFYRICFTFISYFLTTMSIFNVALIAVDRYFALSKPFMYNKTLSLSTMCIEVLSIWTVLFFYNIALQHFNGTFGSLVTCPGYNFFIWSLVDLLLTFVIPLSVIITLYVFVFFIAKKHATAIRDLNSHTRTQTSKNMTDSMKSERKAAKVLGILVSVFVACLLPYFVYSVLGNVIEIEEKSLQKVLMLVYLNSAINPVIYALFYPWFRRSVKLILTLQILSTDSTLINVL